The following are encoded in a window of Providencia rettgeri genomic DNA:
- a CDS encoding DUF4026 domain-containing protein, with amino-acid sequence MNNKQYYLDTAAGEGEREASMMVAIPASELTTALLEQRLEKQTYFTEGEIDYIPDEDGFFFNCKKGEEELRFYVALVDSDPDYTINPYFATDPITPELYAEASAASQAVIVECVFQGQPLVNYLQQLKIIQILVPDLLLGLDISAAGKVFTREWLNFQLIDDLMPSVDSLYVVHAIYDQDDNDDIPEEERAPTMYWFHTHGLARCGLSEAEIIIPHPISSYYGIPELFWSFVNNSITHGKIVFNEPIFIGQTQSGYEYLVALPFEEGLLHVGKSTPVDNLKPLEEMNFEFGDESSQRFMGDWHDRDESHRHPSAMLFRVTQENPTLESFFEGFEEQNAMMFMRTDEETADMSRKAKLRWEYFTHMLDNYGPKPVAQKKGFFAKFLGKNDEEPASEWRFLVKCGIGYHDAEEDFDGHEHMWFEPVSWNGDQFEGRLINHPFYVQNMQEGEVYPLTRDDITDWTIYFQDGTYTPDTIYKLLSGAQVH; translated from the coding sequence ATGAACAATAAACAATACTACCTTGATACAGCGGCAGGTGAAGGGGAAAGAGAAGCATCCATGATGGTTGCTATTCCTGCATCTGAATTGACCACAGCCTTGCTTGAACAGCGCTTAGAAAAGCAAACTTATTTCACTGAGGGTGAAATTGACTATATTCCTGATGAAGACGGTTTCTTTTTTAATTGTAAAAAAGGGGAAGAAGAACTGCGTTTTTATGTCGCATTAGTGGATAGCGACCCTGATTATACGATTAACCCCTATTTTGCGACCGATCCAATTACCCCTGAACTCTATGCAGAAGCCAGTGCGGCGTCTCAAGCGGTTATTGTTGAATGTGTTTTCCAAGGACAACCGCTGGTTAATTACCTGCAACAGTTAAAAATTATTCAGATTTTAGTACCCGATTTATTATTAGGTTTGGATATCTCTGCGGCAGGGAAAGTGTTTACACGTGAGTGGCTAAATTTCCAATTAATTGATGATTTAATGCCAAGTGTTGATTCTTTATATGTTGTTCATGCGATTTATGACCAAGACGATAACGACGATATACCAGAAGAAGAGCGTGCTCCGACAATGTATTGGTTCCACACGCATGGTTTAGCCCGTTGCGGGCTGTCAGAAGCCGAAATCATTATTCCACACCCGATTTCTTCTTATTATGGTATTCCTGAACTGTTCTGGAGTTTTGTGAATAACAGTATTACTCACGGTAAAATTGTGTTTAATGAGCCGATTTTTATTGGGCAAACACAATCAGGTTATGAATACTTGGTGGCATTACCATTTGAAGAAGGTTTGTTGCATGTCGGAAAATCTACCCCAGTGGATAATTTAAAACCGCTAGAAGAGATGAATTTTGAATTTGGTGATGAAAGCTCTCAACGTTTTATGGGGGATTGGCATGATAGAGATGAGTCTCACCGGCATCCATCCGCCATGTTATTCCGAGTGACTCAAGAAAATCCAACGCTGGAAAGCTTCTTTGAAGGGTTTGAAGAGCAAAATGCCATGATGTTTATGCGCACGGATGAAGAAACGGCGGATATGTCCCGTAAAGCGAAACTGCGTTGGGAATACTTTACTCACATGTTGGATAATTATGGTCCAAAACCGGTGGCGCAGAAAAAAGGCTTTTTTGCTAAATTCCTTGGTAAAAACGATGAAGAGCCAGCATCTGAATGGCGTTTCTTAGTGAAGTGCGGCATTGGTTACCATGATGCAGAAGAAGACTTTGATGGTCATGAACATATGTGGTTCGAACCCGTTTCATGGAATGGCGATCAATTTGAAGGGCGCTTAATTAACCATCCTTTCTATGTGCAAAATATGCAAGAAGGTGAGGTTTATCCGTTAACGCGTGATGATATTACCGATTGGACAATTTATTTCCAAGACGGCACCTACACCCCTGACACAATCTATAAGCTGCTGAGCGGCGCACAAGTTCATTAG
- a CDS encoding regulatory protein RecX has translation MNESDLYQYALFMLSRRDYGKAELFARMKRHMYEKNDGIIDETLIERVLARLSEQHFLDDNRVATLLLQSYVRKGYGPLRIKQEMRQKGFSQLLVDQQVALLEVDWFEKAAEVRSKKFGNDLPNDFKEKSKQIRYLQYRGFFGDMIYELFNR, from the coding sequence ATGAATGAATCTGATCTCTACCAATATGCCCTGTTTATGCTTTCACGCCGTGATTATGGAAAAGCTGAGTTATTTGCTCGTATGAAGCGGCACATGTATGAAAAAAATGACGGTATTATTGATGAAACGCTGATTGAGCGGGTATTGGCGAGATTAAGTGAGCAACATTTTCTGGATGATAACCGCGTCGCGACGTTGTTATTGCAAAGTTATGTACGTAAAGGGTATGGGCCTTTACGCATCAAACAAGAAATGCGCCAAAAAGGCTTTTCTCAATTACTTGTCGACCAACAGGTTGCTCTTCTTGAGGTGGATTGGTTTGAAAAGGCCGCCGAAGTGCGCAGCAAAAAATTTGGTAATGACCTACCTAACGATTTTAAAGAGAAAAGTAAGCAAATTCGTTATCTGCAATACCGCGGTTTTTTTGGCGATATGATTTATGAGCTCTTCAATAGGTAA
- the dcuC gene encoding anaerobic C4-dicarboxylate transporter DcuC — MIELLIGVIVAIGVGRYIIKGYSATGVLMTGGILLLIITAIMGKSILPGSVPTTGWRVTDILEYIKFLLMSRGGDLGMMIMVLCGFASYMTHIGANDVVVKIASKPLKMINSPYLLMVAAYIVACLMSLAVSSATGLGVLLMATLFPVMVNVGISRGAAAAICASPAAIILAPTSGDVILAAQAAEMPLIDFAFKTTLPISIAAIVAMSIAHFFWQRYLDRKEHVKTEMLDVNEIKTHAPAFYAILPFTPIIGVLVFDGKWAPELHIVTIIVGCIILAAIIEFLRSFSAKHVYGGLEVCYKGMAEAFATVVMLLVAAGVFAQGLSTIGFISGLINLAQSFGSGAIVMMIALVIITMLAAMTTGSGNAPFYAFVELIPHLAKQMGVNPAYLVIPMLQASNLGRTLSPVSGVVVAVSGMAKISPFEVVKRTSVPVLVGLIVVVVATEILVPIHL, encoded by the coding sequence ATGATTGAGCTCTTAATCGGCGTCATTGTCGCCATTGGAGTTGGGCGCTATATCATAAAAGGGTATTCGGCCACGGGAGTGTTAATGACAGGCGGTATTTTACTGCTGATCATTACTGCCATTATGGGGAAAAGTATTTTACCAGGTTCTGTTCCAACGACGGGGTGGCGTGTAACAGATATTTTGGAATACATTAAATTTCTCCTTATGAGCCGAGGCGGTGACCTTGGTATGATGATCATGGTGTTATGTGGGTTTGCGTCGTATATGACTCATATTGGTGCCAACGATGTGGTGGTGAAAATCGCATCGAAACCATTGAAAATGATCAACTCGCCATATTTATTGATGGTAGCGGCTTATATTGTGGCATGTTTAATGTCACTGGCGGTGTCATCGGCAACGGGCTTAGGTGTGTTATTAATGGCAACCCTATTTCCGGTGATGGTAAATGTTGGGATCAGCCGGGGGGCAGCCGCTGCAATTTGTGCTTCACCAGCAGCGATTATTTTGGCGCCAACATCAGGTGACGTGATTTTGGCGGCACAAGCCGCAGAAATGCCATTAATTGACTTTGCCTTTAAAACTACCTTACCGATTTCTATTGCTGCGATTGTTGCGATGTCGATTGCCCATTTCTTTTGGCAACGTTATCTCGATCGAAAAGAGCACGTTAAAACAGAAATGTTAGATGTGAACGAAATCAAAACCCATGCACCTGCTTTTTATGCCATCTTACCATTTACACCAATTATCGGCGTATTAGTGTTTGACGGTAAATGGGCACCAGAACTGCACATTGTTACGATTATTGTTGGCTGTATTATATTAGCTGCAATTATTGAATTTTTACGTAGTTTCAGCGCTAAACACGTTTATGGTGGTTTAGAGGTTTGCTATAAAGGTATGGCTGAAGCCTTTGCTACCGTAGTCATGCTATTAGTTGCTGCGGGTGTTTTTGCTCAAGGTTTAAGTACTATCGGCTTTATTTCGGGGCTGATTAATCTGGCTCAATCTTTTGGCTCTGGTGCTATCGTGATGATGATTGCACTGGTTATCATCACTATGTTAGCAGCGATGACAACGGGGTCAGGTAATGCGCCATTCTATGCTTTCGTAGAGTTGATCCCACACTTAGCGAAACAAATGGGAGTTAATCCAGCGTATTTAGTGATCCCAATGCTGCAAGCATCTAACTTAGGTCGCACTTTGTCTCCTGTTTCAGGGGTGGTGGTCGCGGTATCGGGTATGGCGAAAATTTCACCGTTTGAAGTGGTAAAAAGAACCTCAGTGCCAGTGTTAGTCGGCTTGATTGTTGTGGTTGTTGCCACTGAGATTTTAGTCCCTATTCATCTGTAA
- a CDS encoding septum formation protein, with the protein MSTIEKVVTTTDKSVSKMTYKDFTWVLSLFGTAVGAGVLFLPIKAGAGGFWPLVVLALIATPMIWLAHKGLARFVLSSKNPNADITDTVEEHFGKTGANIITFAYFFAIYPIVLIYGVGITNTVDSFLVNQIGMDPLPRWLLSGVLIAAMTAGVIFGRDLMLKLTSLMVYPLVFILLALSLYLIPEWNMSMLEVAPDWASMPVVVWMAIPLIVFSFNHSPIISQFTKDQRQQFGDKAVIKTDMITGGAALMLTGFVMFFVFSVVLSLSPAELVIAKEQNISVLSHIANINPSPILSYLGPIVAFAAIVSSYFGHFLGAHEGLVGLIKSRTSFSVKKIETASMLFIVITTWIVTIRNPSILGMIETMGAPMIAAILFILPVVSMNIIPAMKKFSTSKLAQIFTFICGLASITSVIYGAFL; encoded by the coding sequence ATGAGCACAATTGAAAAAGTCGTTACCACAACAGATAAATCAGTAAGTAAAATGACGTATAAGGATTTTACTTGGGTACTTTCTTTATTTGGCACTGCGGTTGGAGCAGGCGTTTTATTTTTACCGATTAAAGCGGGAGCGGGAGGGTTTTGGCCGTTAGTTGTCTTAGCACTTATTGCAACGCCTATGATTTGGCTGGCACATAAAGGGCTTGCGCGATTTGTTTTATCGTCTAAAAATCCCAATGCGGATATTACCGATACGGTTGAAGAACATTTCGGTAAAACAGGCGCGAATATTATTACGTTTGCTTATTTCTTTGCCATTTACCCTATCGTATTGATTTATGGTGTTGGAATTACTAACACGGTGGACTCTTTTTTGGTAAACCAGATCGGTATGGATCCACTCCCTCGTTGGTTACTATCAGGGGTGTTGATTGCAGCGATGACGGCGGGGGTGATTTTTGGTCGTGATTTAATGTTAAAACTCACCTCTCTTATGGTTTACCCACTGGTCTTTATTTTATTAGCATTGTCTTTGTACCTGATCCCTGAATGGAACATGTCAATGTTAGAAGTTGCGCCAGATTGGGCTTCAATGCCAGTCGTGGTGTGGATGGCAATCCCATTGATTGTGTTCTCATTTAATCACAGCCCAATCATTAGCCAGTTTACGAAAGACCAACGGCAACAATTTGGTGATAAAGCCGTTATCAAAACTGACATGATCACTGGTGGTGCAGCCTTGATGCTCACTGGTTTTGTGATGTTCTTTGTGTTCTCTGTGGTGTTGTCGTTAAGCCCAGCAGAATTGGTTATTGCTAAGGAACAAAACATCAGTGTGTTATCGCATATTGCGAATATTAACCCATCGCCAATTCTGTCTTATTTAGGCCCAATAGTTGCTTTTGCCGCAATCGTATCAAGCTACTTTGGTCACTTCTTAGGGGCTCACGAAGGTTTAGTCGGCTTAATCAAATCACGCACTTCTTTCTCAGTGAAGAAAATAGAAACGGCATCAATGCTGTTTATCGTGATTACTACCTGGATTGTCACTATCCGTAACCCAAGTATTTTAGGGATGATTGAAACGATGGGGGCACCAATGATTGCCGCTATCTTGTTTATTTTGCCAGTGGTATCGATGAATATTATTCCTGCAATGAAGAAATTTAGCACATCAAAACTGGCGCAAATTTTTACCTTTATCTGCGGGTTAGCCTCTATTACATCTGTTATTTACGGCGCGTTTTTGTAA
- a CDS encoding bifunctional O-acetylhomoserine aminocarboxypropyltransferase/cysteine synthase produces the protein MKLETLSIHAGYSPDPTTKSVAVPIYQTTSYAFDDTQHGADLFDLKVAGNIYTRIMNPTNDVLEKRIAALEGGVAGLAVASGMAAITYAIQTIAQAGDNIVSVAKLYGGTYNLLAHALPRLGIETRFAEHDDLAALEALIDEKTRAVFCESISNPAGFIVDIAALAEVAHRHGVPLIVDNTVATPYLCRPFEHGADIVVHSLTKYIGGHGTSLGGMVIDSGKFPWTQYPNRFSLLIEPDVAYHGVSYTEHFGAAAFIARCRVAPLRGTGAALSPFNAFLILQGLETLALRMDRHTENALKVASFLEKHPQVEWVKYAGLPSHPEHALAQKYMNGKPASIMSFGIKGGQEAGARFIDALQLIVRLVNIGDAKSLACHPASTTHRQLNDAELAQAGVSRDMIRLSIGIEHIDDILADLEQALAAAK, from the coding sequence ATGAAATTAGAAACATTATCGATTCACGCCGGCTACTCTCCAGACCCAACAACCAAGTCTGTTGCCGTTCCTATTTACCAGACCACCTCTTATGCTTTTGATGATACGCAACATGGTGCGGATCTGTTTGATTTAAAAGTCGCGGGTAATATCTACACGCGAATAATGAACCCAACCAATGATGTGCTGGAAAAACGTATCGCCGCATTGGAAGGGGGTGTTGCAGGGCTCGCGGTTGCCTCTGGGATGGCGGCAATTACCTATGCCATTCAAACAATTGCTCAAGCAGGGGATAACATCGTTTCTGTTGCAAAACTGTATGGTGGCACTTATAACTTGTTGGCTCATGCTTTACCTCGCTTAGGAATTGAAACCCGCTTTGCAGAGCATGATGATTTAGCCGCATTAGAGGCACTGATCGATGAAAAAACCCGCGCAGTATTTTGTGAATCCATCTCAAATCCTGCGGGATTTATTGTTGATATTGCTGCGTTGGCGGAAGTGGCACACCGCCATGGTGTGCCTCTGATTGTCGATAATACCGTTGCGACGCCGTATTTATGTCGTCCTTTTGAACACGGAGCGGATATTGTCGTTCATTCATTGACTAAATATATCGGCGGTCATGGGACATCACTTGGCGGTATGGTTATTGACTCAGGGAAATTCCCATGGACGCAATACCCAAATCGTTTTTCATTATTGATTGAGCCAGACGTGGCCTACCATGGTGTGAGTTATACCGAACATTTTGGCGCGGCGGCATTTATTGCGCGCTGCCGTGTTGCCCCTTTACGTGGTACAGGGGCGGCGTTGTCTCCCTTTAATGCTTTCTTAATTTTACAAGGCCTAGAAACCTTAGCATTAAGAATGGATAGACACACAGAAAATGCGCTAAAAGTGGCGAGTTTCCTTGAAAAACACCCACAAGTGGAATGGGTTAAATATGCTGGGCTACCAAGTCATCCTGAACATGCATTAGCGCAAAAATACATGAACGGTAAGCCTGCCAGTATTATGTCGTTTGGTATTAAAGGCGGTCAAGAAGCGGGGGCGCGCTTTATCGATGCGCTGCAACTGATTGTTCGACTGGTGAATATTGGTGATGCGAAGTCACTGGCTTGCCATCCGGCGTCAACAACTCACCGTCAACTCAATGATGCTGAGCTTGCACAAGCAGGGGTTTCTCGAGATATGATCCGTTTATCGATTGGTATTGAGCATATTGACGATATCCTTGCTGATCTGGAACAAGCCTTAGCCGCTGCAAAATAA
- the arnT gene encoding lipid IV(A) 4-amino-4-deoxy-L-arabinosyltransferase, with protein sequence MIMANNKIAYLKWCLLFVFIVATYFLPLNGRLLWQPDELRYAEISRELIISYNWSVPELLDVRYFEKPIFGYWVGAFFQMLLGENNVSVRLGVVFSTLISGLFVYLSAKMAWKNPRIAFNASFIYLSMLMVFTIGTYNILDPIVTAFITMVIFFFQWGLTTKRFSHQLLAYILLGLACGLGVLTKGFLVLVLPVLVCSIVGIYFKKFKEVFVFSFVSIFTVFIVCLPWAFMIASREPDFWRYFFWVEHIQRFMADNAQNKSPFWFYIPIMMAAVLPWLGYLFGALRQAWQQKGMHFYFLLWFVAPFVFFSITKGKLLTYILPCIAPVAILMAAYIEKILTDKKTLAIRANAVINMVIGGLAAGVIIASPYIPKLNIYQANEGDKLWLAAGAFIFWLVVALISMKQRFWYLAAVCTVAISLSFGHVIPSYVASNNTPQKLISKYATQLANKSVLLTNNVGLGTALAWVLKRSDITMLHQTGELGYGLQYPDATNRFYRLDQLPALLESHQYKNMAVVVEGSQHELIDALPGNPIIIREGNLALAFYEG encoded by the coding sequence ATGATTATGGCAAATAATAAAATTGCCTACCTTAAGTGGTGTCTGCTATTTGTATTTATTGTTGCAACCTATTTTTTACCTTTAAATGGGCGGTTGTTGTGGCAACCAGATGAACTCCGTTACGCTGAAATTAGTCGTGAATTAATCATCAGCTATAATTGGAGTGTGCCAGAACTCTTGGATGTTCGTTATTTCGAAAAACCCATTTTTGGTTATTGGGTTGGCGCGTTTTTTCAAATGTTACTTGGCGAAAATAATGTGTCTGTTCGCCTTGGTGTTGTCTTCAGTACTCTAATCAGTGGGTTATTTGTTTATCTGAGTGCCAAAATGGCGTGGAAGAACCCACGGATCGCGTTTAATGCCTCGTTTATTTACCTCTCGATGCTAATGGTATTTACCATTGGCACCTATAACATTCTTGACCCTATCGTTACCGCTTTTATTACGATGGTGATTTTCTTTTTCCAATGGGGGTTAACCACCAAGCGGTTTTCTCATCAGCTCTTGGCCTATATATTGTTGGGGCTGGCCTGCGGGTTAGGTGTGCTGACTAAAGGTTTTTTGGTGTTAGTTTTACCCGTATTGGTGTGTTCGATAGTGGGGATTTACTTTAAGAAATTTAAAGAAGTCTTTGTTTTTTCATTTGTTTCAATTTTTACAGTGTTTATCGTGTGTTTGCCATGGGCATTTATGATCGCCAGCCGTGAACCCGATTTTTGGCGTTACTTTTTCTGGGTTGAGCATATTCAACGATTTATGGCCGATAATGCTCAAAACAAATCGCCGTTTTGGTTTTATATTCCTATCATGATGGCCGCGGTGTTGCCGTGGTTAGGATATCTTTTTGGGGCATTACGCCAAGCGTGGCAGCAAAAAGGGATGCATTTTTATTTCTTGTTATGGTTTGTTGCGCCGTTTGTCTTTTTCAGTATTACCAAAGGTAAGTTACTGACCTACATTTTGCCCTGTATTGCTCCCGTTGCGATTTTGATGGCGGCATATATTGAAAAAATCTTAACAGATAAAAAAACACTCGCCATCCGTGCAAATGCAGTGATCAACATGGTTATTGGTGGCCTCGCTGCGGGAGTTATTATTGCTTCACCCTATATTCCTAAATTGAATATTTACCAAGCAAATGAAGGCGATAAATTGTGGCTGGCGGCAGGGGCTTTTATTTTTTGGCTTGTGGTTGCTTTAATCTCAATGAAGCAACGGTTTTGGTATTTGGCCGCAGTATGTACGGTGGCAATTAGCCTAAGTTTTGGCCATGTGATCCCAAGTTATGTAGCAAGTAATAATACACCTCAGAAGTTGATCTCTAAGTATGCCACTCAGTTGGCAAACAAATCTGTACTATTAACTAATAATGTTGGTTTGGGCACCGCACTGGCTTGGGTGTTAAAACGTAGTGATATTACGATGTTACATCAAACGGGGGAGTTGGGCTATGGGCTTCAATATCCGGATGCCACAAACCGTTTTTACCGTTTAGACCAATTACCTGCATTGCTGGAAAGCCATCAATACAAAAATATGGCAGTAGTTGTGGAAGGCTCGCAACATGAACTGATTGATGCGCTACCCGGCAACCCAATCATTATCCGTGAAGGTAATCTGGCATTGGCTTTCTATGAAGGGTAA
- a CDS encoding MexW/MexI family multidrug efflux RND transporter permease subunit, producing the protein MKFTDVFVRRPVLALVVSALIVLIGLFALSKLPIRQYPQLESATVTITTQYPGASAKLMQGFVTQPIAQAVSSVEGVDYLSSSSVQGSSLVTVRMELNRDSTQALAQVMAKVNQVRYKLPKEAYDPVIELSSGESTAVAYIGFSSSDLSIPALTDYISRVVEPMYSSIEGVAKVQVFGGQQLAMRLWLDADKLAGRGLSAADVAQAVRQNNYQAAPGKVKGEYVISNVYVNTDLTNVDEFRDLVIRNDGNGLVRLKDVGTIELGAASTETSGLMNGEPAIYLGLFATPTGNPLVIVDGMNKLMPDIDKTLPPGVKVEMAFETSRFIKASIDQVISTLVEALLIVIAVIYLCLGSIRSVIIPILAIPLSMLGAAALMMAFGFSINLLTLLAMVLAIGLVVDDAIVVVENVHRHIEEGKSPVLAALIGAREVAGPVIAMTITLAAVYAPIGLMSGLTGALFKEFALTLAGAVIVSGIVALTLSPVMSSFMLNSKQNEGRMARMAEQFFTTLAHYYTILLNFSLKNRWITGVIAIAVFISLPMLYQSAQRELAPVEDQSSVLTAIKSPQHANLEYVERFSRKLHDVFMALPETESTWIINGTDGPSASFGGTNLSSWEQRDRPASAIQADLQGRVGDVEGNSIFVFQLPALPGSTGGLPIQMVLRSPQDYSVLYKTMEEIKQQARESGLFMVVDSDLDYNNPVVEVRINRSKANSLGIRMQDIGESLTLLVGENYINRFGMDGRSYDVIPQSVRSQRLTPEALSRHYVKTETGTMIPLSTVVDIHTQVEPNKLTQFNQQNAAIFQAIPAPGVTLGQAVAYLEEIANELPAGFSHDWQSDSRQYKQEGNTLAFAFMAALIIIYLVLAAQYESLVDPLIILITVPLSICGALIPLALGYATLNIYTQIGLVTLIGLISKHGILMVEFANELQANEGLDRRHAILKAAQIRLRPILMTTAAMVIGLVPLLFATGAGANSRFGLGLVIVTGMLVGTLFTLFVLPTIYSLLARNHSATALTPRRYELAEANRLIKETQETSQ; encoded by the coding sequence ATGAAATTTACTGATGTTTTTGTACGCCGCCCCGTTTTAGCCTTAGTGGTCAGTGCATTGATCGTGCTAATTGGTTTATTTGCCTTGAGTAAATTACCCATTCGCCAATATCCACAATTAGAAAGTGCTACCGTAACCATTACCACGCAATACCCCGGCGCATCCGCAAAACTGATGCAAGGATTTGTCACCCAACCTATCGCCCAAGCGGTTTCTTCCGTAGAAGGTGTCGATTATTTGTCTTCATCGTCAGTGCAGGGAAGCAGCCTTGTTACCGTGCGCATGGAGTTGAATCGCGACTCAACCCAAGCCCTTGCGCAAGTTATGGCGAAAGTTAACCAAGTACGCTACAAGTTACCGAAAGAAGCTTATGATCCTGTTATTGAGTTGTCTTCAGGTGAGTCAACTGCGGTGGCCTATATCGGCTTCTCAAGCTCAGATTTATCCATCCCAGCCCTGACCGATTACATTTCCCGTGTAGTTGAACCCATGTATTCCTCTATCGAAGGCGTCGCAAAGGTTCAGGTCTTTGGTGGGCAGCAACTGGCTATGCGTTTGTGGCTCGACGCTGATAAACTGGCGGGTCGTGGGCTTTCTGCTGCCGATGTTGCGCAAGCTGTTCGCCAAAATAACTACCAAGCAGCACCGGGAAAAGTTAAAGGCGAATATGTTATTTCTAACGTCTATGTGAATACCGACTTAACCAATGTGGATGAGTTCCGTGATCTAGTCATCCGCAATGATGGTAATGGGTTAGTTCGTTTAAAAGACGTGGGAACCATTGAGCTGGGGGCCGCTTCCACAGAAACTAGCGGTTTAATGAATGGGGAACCCGCGATTTACCTCGGCTTATTTGCAACCCCCACAGGTAACCCGCTTGTTATTGTCGATGGCATGAATAAATTAATGCCAGATATTGATAAAACACTCCCTCCCGGTGTGAAAGTGGAAATGGCTTTTGAAACTTCACGATTTATTAAGGCCTCTATTGACCAAGTTATCAGTACGTTAGTCGAAGCCTTGCTGATCGTTATCGCCGTCATTTACCTGTGTTTAGGCTCAATTCGCAGCGTCATTATTCCTATCTTAGCCATTCCTTTATCTATGTTAGGCGCTGCGGCCCTAATGATGGCTTTTGGCTTCAGTATCAATTTATTAACCTTATTAGCGATGGTCTTGGCAATAGGGTTAGTGGTGGATGATGCTATTGTGGTTGTGGAAAACGTCCATCGCCATATTGAAGAAGGTAAATCACCGGTGTTAGCCGCCTTAATTGGTGCGCGAGAAGTCGCAGGTCCGGTTATCGCCATGACAATTACCTTAGCTGCCGTTTATGCACCGATTGGCTTGATGTCAGGCCTAACTGGCGCACTGTTTAAAGAGTTTGCCCTAACGCTAGCAGGTGCCGTCATTGTTTCAGGTATTGTGGCCCTGACCCTTTCCCCTGTGATGAGTTCCTTTATGTTGAACTCAAAACAGAATGAAGGTCGCATGGCGCGTATGGCAGAACAGTTTTTCACAACACTGGCGCACTATTACACCATTTTACTCAATTTCTCATTAAAAAACCGTTGGATAACGGGGGTGATTGCAATAGCTGTATTCATCAGCTTACCGATGCTGTACCAATCCGCACAGCGTGAGTTGGCTCCCGTTGAAGACCAATCGAGCGTACTCACAGCGATTAAATCCCCACAACATGCCAACCTTGAGTATGTCGAACGCTTTTCTCGTAAATTACACGATGTCTTCATGGCGTTACCTGAGACCGAAAGTACGTGGATTATTAATGGAACTGACGGTCCATCCGCCAGCTTTGGGGGAACCAACTTGTCATCTTGGGAGCAGCGGGATAGACCCGCTTCTGCGATACAAGCGGATTTGCAAGGACGCGTTGGCGATGTGGAAGGAAACAGTATTTTTGTTTTCCAGTTACCTGCGCTACCTGGTTCTACAGGCGGATTACCGATCCAGATGGTATTAAGAAGCCCGCAAGATTATTCGGTGCTATATAAAACCATGGAGGAAATCAAGCAGCAAGCGAGGGAAAGTGGCTTGTTTATGGTTGTGGACAGTGACCTCGACTATAACAACCCTGTGGTTGAAGTACGCATTAATCGCTCCAAAGCCAATAGCTTAGGTATTCGCATGCAAGATATTGGTGAATCTTTGACCCTATTAGTCGGTGAAAACTACATTAACCGTTTTGGAATGGATGGTCGTTCTTACGATGTGATCCCACAGAGCGTGCGTAGTCAACGGCTAACACCTGAGGCGCTTTCCCGCCATTATGTAAAAACCGAAACGGGGACGATGATCCCATTGTCGACCGTTGTCGATATCCATACGCAAGTTGAACCGAATAAACTAACGCAATTTAATCAACAGAATGCGGCTATTTTCCAAGCCATTCCTGCTCCAGGCGTAACTTTAGGGCAGGCTGTTGCGTATCTTGAGGAAATTGCCAATGAGCTGCCCGCGGGCTTTAGCCATGACTGGCAATCCGATTCGCGCCAATATAAACAAGAAGGTAACACCCTCGCCTTTGCCTTTATGGCGGCGCTTATCATTATTTATTTAGTCCTCGCAGCACAATATGAAAGTTTGGTGGATCCACTGATTATTCTGATTACCGTGCCATTATCGATTTGTGGTGCACTGATCCCACTCGCCTTGGGTTATGCCACACTGAATATTTATACCCAAATTGGCCTTGTGACATTGATTGGCTTAATCAGTAAACACGGAATATTGATGGTGGAATTTGCCAATGAATTACAGGCAAATGAAGGATTAGACCGTCGCCACGCCATTTTAAAAGCAGCACAAATTCGTTTACGTCCAATTTTAATGACCACAGCGGCCATGGTGATTGGTCTGGTTCCGTTATTGTTCGCAACAGGTGCCGGGGCTAATAGCCGCTTTGGCCTAGGATTGGTCATTGTTACTGGGATGCTAGTTGGGACGTTATTTACCCTATTTGTTTTGCCAACCATTTATTCATTACTCGCGCGAAATCACAGTGCCACCGCGTTAACACCAAGGCGTTATGAGCTTGCTGAAGCCAATCGCCTGATCAAAGAAACTCAGGAGACTTCACAATGA